GCTTGTGAGTGAAGCGATTCAGCTGTGGCCTGCCTCGACCGGTGTGACCGTGGTGCCCGAGCCGCTGGCTGCATGGATGCCACGGATCCTTGAGCGTACCGAGCGAGCGCTGGAGCATTACCTGCCCGCGGTGGACACCGTGCCGGCGACGCTGCACGAGGGCATGCGCTATGCCACGCTGGGGGGCGGCAAGCGCCTGCGCGCCTTGCTTTGCCACGCCGCGGGCGAGCTGGTGGATGCCGATCCCGCCATCCTCGATGGCGCCGCCAGTGCCATCGAGATGATCCATGCTTATTCGCTGGTGCATGACGACTTGCCCGCGATGGACAACGACCTGCTGCGTCGCGGGCAGCCCACCGTACATGTGCGCTATGGCGAGGCCATGGCCATCCTCGTGGGCGATGGCCTGCAGGCCCAGGCGTTCGCGGCGATTGGCGAGCTACCCGCGAGCGCCGCCCAGCGCGTGGCGCTACTGAAGGAACTGGCTGCTGCCAGCAGTTCGCAG
This genomic interval from Dyella japonica A8 contains the following:
- a CDS encoding polyprenyl synthetase family protein, which produces MSEAIQLWPASTGVTVVPEPLAAWMPRILERTERALEHYLPAVDTVPATLHEGMRYATLGGGKRLRALLCHAAGELVDADPAILDGAASAIEMIHAYSLVHDDLPAMDNDLLRRGQPTVHVRYGEAMAILVGDGLQAQAFAAIGELPASAAQRVALLKELAAASSSQGMVGGQAIDLESVGHVLARDQLEQMHRLKTGALLRASVFMGAHCGAEPMSPELHAALNGYQSAVGLAFQVVDDILDVTTDAATLGKTPGKDAQDNKPTYVSLLGLDASRELAEALGERARAALAPLGERAAHLHGLADMVVHRIR